The Rhododendron vialii isolate Sample 1 chromosome 5a, ASM3025357v1 genome contains a region encoding:
- the LOC131327634 gene encoding uncharacterized protein LOC131327634: MDIMHGEKNFCDNILWTILGIVGKSKDNPSARHDLEFLNITKSLHLQSRGSKKAYMPPAQFTMSKEEKKIFLKVLKEVRMPDDYASNISRRVRLDDTSIGGLKSHDNHILMQQLIPIAIRKALPKKVVEPLIELGNCFRQLCSKVNRASDLEYLEDRFVVTLCHLEKIFPPSFFDIMEHLAVHLAEEALIAGPVQFRWMYPFERFLLTLKQYGQNKAHPKASIVKGYLMEDCMNFCAQYLNDVETKLNRPARNYDGCVSMGRGVGENTIFHLDDREWIQAHRYILFNTSSVAPFITKHLEFLKSKMPRADDHQIQREHFKTFHAWFKDHVQLLLRTSNPTFSEEIRKLAIGPHTIARIFSGYVINGFHFRVKSIDDNRSTQNCGVALKANTLSYASRKDKNPRVGPVYYYGWLTDIVEIRYTNDTKYVMFKCDWIDNIHGKKEDAFKFTLVNFNHLLY, encoded by the exons ATGGATATAATGCATGGGGAAAAGAACTTTTGTGACAATATATTATGGACAATACTTGGAATTGTAGGAAAATCTAAGGATAATCCTAGTGCTAGGCATGATCTAGAATTTCTAAATATTACAAAGTCGTTGCATTTGCAGTCAAGAGGGTCCAAGAAAGCATATATGCCACCAGCACAATTTACAATGagcaaagaagaaaagaagatatTTCTCAAAGTATTAAAGGAAGTTCGAATGCCAGATGATTATGCATCGAATATCTCAAGACGTGTGCGCCTAGACGATACAAGTATTGGGGGACTTAAGAGTCACGACAACCATATTCTAATGCAACAACTTATACCTATTGCCATTCGAAAAGCGTTGCCTAAGAAGGTGGTTGAACCCTTGATTGAATTGGGAAATTGTTTCAGACAACTGTGCTCCAAAGTTAATCGTGCTTCAGACTTGGAATATCTTGAAGATCGTTTTGTAGTGACGTTGTGCCATCTTGAGAAAATATTTCCTCCATCCTTTTTTGATATAATGGAACACTTAGCTGTACATTTAGCTGAAGAAGCATTAATTGCTGGACCGGTTCAATTTCGATGGATGTATCCATTCGAGAGATTCCTTCTTACGTTGAAACAATATGGGCAGAATAAAGCTCATCCGAAGGCTTCAATAGTTAAAGGTTACTTGATGGAAGATTGTATGAATTTTTGTGCGCAGTATTTGAATGATGTGGAAACAAAATTGAATCGTCCAGCGAGGAACTATGATGGCTGTGTTAGTATGGGTCGGGGTGTGGGGGAAAACACGATATTTCACCTTGATGATAGAGAATGGATACAAGCTCATCGATATATTTTGTTCAACACTAGTTCAGTTGCACCTTTCATTAC GAAGCACCTTGAATTTCTGAAAAGTAAGATGCCTCGAGCTGATGATCATCAAATTCAACGGGAGCATTTTAAAACATTTCATGCTTGGTTCAAGGACCAT GTCCAACTTTTGCTGAGAACAAGCAACCCCACATTTTCTGAAGAAATCCGTAAGTTGGCTATTGGTCCTCATACCATCGCAAGGATTTTTAGTGGCTATGTTATTAATGGGTTTCATTTTCGTGTGAAATCTATTGATGACAATCGTTCAACTCAAAATTGTGGTGTAGCTTTAAAAGCAAATACATTGAGTTATGCGAGTAGGAAAGACAAAAATCCTCGGGTAGGACCAGTATACTACTATGGATGGCTCACTGACATTGTGGAAATTCGATACACTAATGATACAAAATACGTTATGTTCAAGTGTGACTGGATTGATAATATTCATGGGAAGAAAGAAGACGCCTTCAAATTTACATTGGTCAATTTCAACCATTTGTTGTACTGA
- the LOC131326226 gene encoding uncharacterized protein LOC131326226 isoform X1, which produces MKRVRIIFLGWKHMIGSNFFLFFNLLKVNDMEIKFNAMPLDYYKLPPTDFSTPETSMKMCDRGSAKGIHQWGTGTKLKIMFDNDFQPLRDEGSRLKGQLGTMVRNPHRVPLTYLDWNSVPEETKSAIWKEIEDNIEDCPANFQPIAMRSCNKLWKDHKAKTKDKYYTKHEEDPDIVLKVPKRVLPDQWKELVSYWRAEDAKDGHEKVCLVSYTIPKHNVVEGIVVSKDPLVKVDGKPLGSDFWKVLVKKAKIPNASLERPRKKFRTVGEAVGCAVAWRSCDVFVEE; this is translated from the exons ATGAAACGGGTAcgtattatttttttaggatGGAAGCACATGATAggctcaaatttttttttgttctttaaccTACTGAAAGTGAATGACATGGAAATCAAATTCAATGCTATGCCCCTTGATTATTACAAGTTACCACCAACTGATTTTTCAACTCCGGAGACATCTATGAAGATGTGTGATCGAGGCAGTGCTAAGGGCATTCACCAATGGGGTACTGGAACTAAACTAAAAATCATGTTCGATAATGATTTCCAGCCATTGAGAGATGAAGGCAGCCGATTGAAAGGACAACTGGGCACAATGGTACGCAACCCCCATCGAGTTCCCTTGACTTATCTTGATTGGAATTCAGTACCTGAAGAGACCAAAAGCGCTATTTGGAAGGAGATTGAG GATAACATTGAGGATTGTCCGGCAAACTTTCAGCCAATAGCCATGCGTTCATGTAACAAATTATGGAAAGATCATAAGGCTAAGACAAAGGATAAATATTATACTAAACATGAAGAAGATCCAGATATAGTGTTGAAAGTGCCTAAGAGAGTATTGCCAGATCAGTGGAAAGAACTTGTGAGCTATTGGAGGGCTGAGGATGCCAAG GATGGTCATGAAAAAGTATGCTTGGTGAGTTACACTATTCCAAAACACAATGTGGTAGAGGGAATTGTTGTTAGTAAGGACCCATTGGTGAAAGTAGATGGAAAGCCATTGGGTTCTGATTTTTGGAAAGTGCTCGTTAAAAAAGCAAAAATACCTAATGCTTCTTTGGAAAGACCTCGCAAAAAATTTCGCACAGTTGGAGAAGCTGTTGGCTGTGCTGTTGCTTGGAGGTCTTGTGAT gtgTTTGTCGAGGAATAA
- the LOC131326226 gene encoding uncharacterized protein LOC131326226 isoform X2 yields the protein MECMLNEKLMAHLGRMGAQMALFQTYGGTNQTEQVSNDFQDGDQGFSPLPTHSPQLDGLDGHEKVCLVSYTIPKHNVVEGIVVSKDPLVKVDGKPLGSDFWKVLVKKAKIPNASLERPRKKFRTVGEAVGCAVAWRSCDVFVEE from the exons ATGGAGTGTATGCTTAATGAGAAGTTGATGGCTCATCTCGGGCGTATGGGAGCTCAAATGGCCTTATTTCAGACCTACGGAGGGACAAATCAGACTGAACAG GTTTCGAATGACTTCCAAGATGGTGACCAAGGTTTCTCTCCTTTGCCTACACATTCTCCACAACTTGATGGACTG GATGGTCATGAAAAAGTATGCTTGGTGAGTTACACTATTCCAAAACACAATGTGGTAGAGGGAATTGTTGTTAGTAAGGACCCATTGGTGAAAGTAGATGGAAAGCCATTGGGTTCTGATTTTTGGAAAGTGCTCGTTAAAAAAGCAAAAATACCTAATGCTTCTTTGGAAAGACCTCGCAAAAAATTTCGCACAGTTGGAGAAGCTGTTGGCTGTGCTGTTGCTTGGAGGTCTTGTGAT gtgTTTGTCGAGGAATAA
- the LOC131327635 gene encoding uncharacterized protein LOC131327635, with amino-acid sequence MTRTRAMKEFCKRRPPTFHGDTNPIVAETWLNEVKMILRTLGITRDGDRVALATYQLKGEARYSWDLMETMHTVAAMTFAEFETLFLSKYFPTPLRLAKEQEFLNLKQGTLTVTQYAAKHEELSPFTTYVEVVECALWLESQELDFKTRWRKANNNTGGSIRTQPPGTNRGPYPTKPSNLPQNNQPWKTTTPERGKQQRNGRDIETIQCYKCQAMAHYRQQCPQPQKERNESFGNQKTQQLGHTGFVKQSPGGSSQQQNGQNKGK; translated from the exons atgacccgaacccgagcgatgaaagagttctgcaaacgccgacccccGACCTTTCATGGAGATACTAACCCCATCGTGGCCGAGACATGGCTGAATGAAGTCAAGATGATCCTTAGAACCTTAGGGATTACCCGTgatggagatcgtgtggccttagccacgtACCAGCTGAAAGGAGAGGCTCGTTATTCGTGGGACCTGATGGAGACGATGCATACTGTAGCCGCTATGACCTTCGCTGAGTTCGAAACCTTATTCCTCAGCAAATACTTTCCCACGCCCCTCCGCCTAGCCAAAGAACAAGAGTTCCTGAACCTAAAACAAGGAACCTTGACCGTCACCCAATACGCGGCCAAGCATGAAGAGCTATCCC CCTTCACCACCTACGTGGAAGTGGTGGAGTGTGCGCTTTGGCTAGAGAGTCAAGAGCTGGACTTCaaaactcgatggaggaaggcgaatAACAACACTGGTGGGTCGATCCGAACCCAACCACCCGGCACcaaccgtggaccctaccccaccaaaccctctaacctGCCGCAAAATAAccaaccttggaaaactactacCCCCGAGCGTGGCAAACAACAGAGAAATGGTCGGGACATAGAGACAATTCAGTGCTACAAGTGTCAGGCTATGGCCCACTACCGGCAGCAATGCCCGCAACCTCAAAAGGAGAGGAATGAGAGCTTTGGAAATCAGAAAACTCAACAACTCGGACATACCGGTTTTGTGAAGCAAAGCCCTGGAGGCTCAtcacagcagcagaatgggcagaaTAAGGGAAAGTAG